Proteins from a genomic interval of Equus quagga isolate Etosha38 chromosome 11, UCLA_HA_Equagga_1.0, whole genome shotgun sequence:
- the SRSF1 gene encoding serine/arginine-rich splicing factor 1 yields the protein MSGGGVIRGPAGNNDCRIYVGNLPPDIRTKDIEDVFYKYGAIRDIDLKNRRGGPPFAFVEFEDPRDAEDAVYGRDGYDYDGYRLRVEFPRSGRGTGRGGGGGGGGGAPRGRYGPPSRRSENRVVVSGLPPSGSWQDLKDHMREAGDVCYADVYRDGTGVVEFVRKEDMTYAVRKLDNTKFRSHEGETAYIRVKVDGPRSPSYGRSRSRSRSRSRSRSRSNSRSRSYSPRRSRGSPRYSPRHSRSRSRT from the exons ATGTCGGGAGGTGGTGTGATTCGTGGCCCGGCAGGGAACAACGATTGTCGCATCTACGTGGGTAACTTACCTCCAGACATCCGAACCAAGGACATTGAGGACGTGTTCTACAAATACGGTGCTATTCGCGACATCGATCTCAAGAATCGCCGCGGAGGACCGCCCTTTGCCTTCGTTGAGTTCGAAGACCCGCG AGACGCGGAAGACGCGGTGTACGGTCGCGACGGCTATGATTACGATGGATACCGTTTGCGGGTGGAGTTTCCTCGAAGCGGCCGTGGTACCGGCCGAGGCGGCGGCGGGGGTGGAGGTGGCGGGGCTCCCCGAGGCCGCTATGGCCCGCCATCCAGGCGTTCTGAAAACAGAGTGGTTGTCTCTG GACTGCCTCCAAGTGGAAGCTGGCAGGACTTGAAGGATCACATGCGTGAAGCAGGTGATGTATGTTATGCTGATGTTTACCGAGATGGCACTGGTGTCGTGGAGTTTGTACGGAAAGAAGATATGACCTATGCAGTTCGAAAACTGGATAACACTAAGTTTAGATCTCATGAG GGAGAAACTGCCTACATCCGGGTTAAAGTTGATGGGCCCAGAAGTCCAAGTTATGGAAGATCTCGATCTCGAAGCCGTAGTCGTAGCAGAAGCCGTAGCAGAAGCAACAGCAGGAGTCGCAGTTACTCCCCAAGGAGAAGCAGAGGATCACCACGCTATTCTCCCCGTCATAGCAGATCTCGCTCTCGTACATAA